TTTGTTGCGTAGGCACGATAGCCGGTGTGATACTCACTCAATTTCCAACCCGTGAGCCAATTTTGAAAAGTTGTCAGAATTCGATTTCCGACAAGCTTATACAATGGCATCCCCCCTTTACGTGCACTACTGGTTGAATGCATTCGCGTACCCAAAATCAAATCGGGCTGCGACTCTTGCCAGACTTTCATAAATTCGGGCAAAAGCTCAGGAGTATACTGTCCATCACCGTGTAATAAAATTACACAGTCATATCCTTCATCAATTGCTACGCGAAAACCGATTTTCTGGTTCCCCCCGTAACCTTGATTGTCACGGTTTTTTAGAATTGTAATGTTGTAGATTTCATGAGCTTCCAACCACTCTTTTAATATGTTGGGACCATTGTCCGATGAAGCATCATCACTTACCAGAAAGTGGATATCCGACCGGTTAAATAATTCATATGGGATCCGTTCGAACAAATCGTGCAAATGCTGTTCGGCTTCATAGGCGACAACATAAATCAGGAACCGGTATGAGGAATGAGTGATCTGCATCTGTTCGAATTTGACCTCAGTTGAAAATTTGATTTGAGTTAAAAGGTCAAGGAGTTTCTTTCTTACTTGACTTAACCGTTAATTTTTTGCCCGGATCACGAAACTGTACATGTAAAATCTGATTATCCAAGTGACTTATTTTTTTGATCAGACGTCCTGGTGGGAATCGTTTAAAAATTAATGAGGTATCGTTATCAGGTACTTCAAATCCAAGGTATGTCACCCAGATTGGTTTTGTCGCATTCTCGCCAAAAGCCTTGAAAAAATTCGTCCAGTCGGCTCGTATGTCATACATAAAGAAATGAAATTTCGGAATCGAGATGACTCGATAGCCAGCCATCTGATATTCAGTGTAGCCACCCCCAAGTGCTTTTCTATGAGTCATAGAATCACCGACAAGATAGTATTCAAGAACATTACGCGTGCTACCGTCTGTTAAAATAGTGGCCCCCTCGGGCACAGTCTTCTTCAATAACGCTATTGTTTCGCGCGCCATAATGGGAGTTTGTGTGGTCTGTAATTTCCAGACATTCGGATACGCGTATGAATAGATCCATAAAGAAATCACCAATGTAAAAACTGTCACACGTCCAAAACCGGGTCGTCTTACCAGTGGCAAAGTTGCTGCTGCGAGACCAAGAACCACAAATGGAATGAGCCACATCGAATGCCTTGTGTGCCCGACAGGATAAATACGGAAATGAAACAGTAGCATTGCGACAACCAGCGGCAGCAAAACCATCATACTACGTTCGAGTGCAATCCATTTCGACCCGGTATCTTGAAATCCTTTTCTTAACATGACTAGGGAACCAAAGATCACTAAGCCAGCGATTAACATCCACAATGCCCCAGAGAGATATTTGATATACTCAAGAGTCCGCATTAACGCGAGATAAACAGGATGAGTGGTTACGGGGTCATAGGAACTGTCATACAACCAGAAATCCCATAAATCTGTTTTTGCATTGCTATTGATAAATTGTTTTATATGGCCAAAATACATTGCAACACAAATACCTAGCAGTACAAATTGAAGGATGATCCAACTTACAACCGCCCTTCGAGGCAGTGTTCCCGAGATCACTCGAAATGTAACTAAGAGTCCGAGCACCAACATTAACCATGCTGTGCTATAATGCGTCAACATGGCAAGTGCCAGACAACATCCAGATCCAGCAAGCGCAACAGTTGAGTGAGTACGCAAAAAACGTTCTTGTAAATAAAGTGCCGCGAAGATAAAGGTGAGCAAAAGTGTATAGCCACGCATTAACGCGCCAAGATGAACCATCGGCATTGAAAAAGTCAGAAACGCGAGGCCTACTAAAGCTGGTCGTGGCCCCAATAATTCCTTGAGCCACACAAAACCTAAGACCAAAGCCGAAATACTAAAGAGTAGGGCAGGTAATCGGAGCATTCGCTCAGAA
The Gimesia aquarii DNA segment above includes these coding regions:
- a CDS encoding glycosyltransferase family 39 protein, which translates into the protein MKDDKLAESTARDDENQTSKCSKADSTRGVESSYKVWLIVAGIILIGLAFRAKLLDAFFLDFDESMHFQVARQPTLSDAWHASREHTHPPLAFLVYHYWMKLGDSERMLRLPALLFSISALVLGFVWLKELLGPRPALVGLAFLTFSMPMVHLGALMRGYTLLLTFIFAALYLQERFLRTHSTVALAGSGCCLALAMLTHYSTAWLMLVLGLLVTFRVISGTLPRRAVVSWIILQFVLLGICVAMYFGHIKQFINSNAKTDLWDFWLYDSSYDPVTTHPVYLALMRTLEYIKYLSGALWMLIAGLVIFGSLVMLRKGFQDTGSKWIALERSMMVLLPLVVAMLLFHFRIYPVGHTRHSMWLIPFVVLGLAAATLPLVRRPGFGRVTVFTLVISLWIYSYAYPNVWKLQTTQTPIMARETIALLKKTVPEGATILTDGSTRNVLEYYLVGDSMTHRKALGGGYTEYQMAGYRVISIPKFHFFMYDIRADWTNFFKAFGENATKPIWVTYLGFEVPDNDTSLIFKRFPPGRLIKKISHLDNQILHVQFRDPGKKLTVKSSKKETP